From one Rhizobium rosettiformans genomic stretch:
- a CDS encoding phage protease, protein MDLSLQSSTAQAVSLASSEQGERQQWVQLVTLGSMKTVDGRGPYVVDDAKAVISRSFQNISTDKLPIDYEHAIDKLAPQGLPAPAAGWISQMEARADGIWGLVEWTPKAAQQVKDKEFRFLSPVLFHTKDFKVLAIARASLTNNPNLTLKSLNAAEKGLSMDYEKFMSDLRTALGLPATADADAILQTVKTSKSMNSADPAQFVPIDMFQQTVAELHKLRSGISLQAAEVEVDGHIKGGKLLPFMRDWAVSLCQVNKAAFDDFLTGSGKPVGEFISSLQSSHDFSKQRERDQSGSSEVTDVHRNLGLSAEDVKAYGGKADK, encoded by the coding sequence ATGGACCTCTCTCTTCAATCATCGACTGCCCAGGCCGTCAGTCTTGCCTCTTCCGAACAGGGAGAACGGCAACAATGGGTCCAGCTCGTCACGCTCGGCTCGATGAAGACCGTGGACGGTCGCGGCCCCTACGTGGTTGACGATGCGAAGGCCGTCATCAGCCGTTCATTCCAGAACATCAGCACCGACAAGCTGCCCATCGACTATGAGCACGCAATCGACAAGCTTGCGCCTCAAGGGTTGCCAGCGCCTGCCGCTGGCTGGATTTCCCAGATGGAAGCGCGGGCTGATGGCATCTGGGGCCTTGTCGAGTGGACCCCGAAGGCGGCGCAGCAGGTGAAGGACAAGGAATTTCGGTTCCTGTCTCCGGTGCTTTTCCACACCAAGGATTTCAAGGTCCTCGCGATTGCCCGCGCCTCGCTGACCAACAACCCGAACCTCACCCTGAAGTCTCTCAATGCGGCTGAGAAAGGCCTTTCCATGGACTACGAGAAATTCATGAGCGATCTGCGGACGGCGCTCGGACTTCCTGCGACTGCGGATGCCGACGCGATCCTTCAGACGGTCAAGACCAGCAAGAGCATGAACAGCGCCGATCCGGCGCAGTTCGTGCCGATTGACATGTTCCAGCAGACCGTTGCGGAACTGCACAAACTGCGCTCCGGCATCTCGCTCCAGGCGGCGGAAGTGGAAGTGGACGGTCACATCAAGGGCGGAAAACTCCTGCCGTTCATGCGCGATTGGGCCGTGAGCCTGTGCCAGGTCAACAAGGCAGCGTTTGATGACTTCCTCACCGGCTCCGGCAAGCCAGTGGGTGAATTCATCTCCAGTCTGCAATCCTCCCACGATTTTTCGAAACAGCGCGAGCGTGACCAGAGCGGAAGCTCGGAGGTGACGGACGTGCATCGCAACCTCGGCCTCTCGGCTGAAGATGTCAAAGCCTATGGCGGAAAGGCCGACAAATGA
- a CDS encoding Mu-like prophage major head subunit gpT family protein yields MNINPSTMKSLYDGFNTSFNKGLSSATSHWLKIAMKVSSSHAAENYGWLEDTPGIREWLGDRIIHDLSGAQYRIKNRTFEETVSVPRENIEDDTYGIFGPRLEKLGFDVAQFPDSLVFDLIKDGTVTKCFDGQYFFDTDHVGFDEQGDQVAASNYVAGAGPKWYLFDCSQPLKPMIYQERRPFDFTSKTAPNDDNVFFQNKYIYGTDGRCNAGYGLWQLAYCSGATLNEASYEAARTAMATLRRPSGKPLSIMATHMVVPPALEGVARRLISSTLISGGESNIWANSVELIVTAHVA; encoded by the coding sequence ATGAACATCAACCCGAGCACCATGAAGTCACTGTACGACGGGTTCAACACGTCGTTTAACAAGGGCTTGAGCAGCGCCACGTCGCACTGGTTGAAGATCGCGATGAAGGTCAGCTCCAGCCATGCCGCCGAAAACTACGGCTGGCTTGAAGACACGCCGGGCATTCGCGAATGGCTGGGCGACCGTATCATTCACGATCTTTCGGGCGCGCAGTACCGGATCAAGAACCGGACCTTCGAAGAGACGGTGTCGGTTCCCCGCGAGAACATCGAAGACGACACCTACGGCATTTTCGGGCCGCGCCTGGAGAAGCTTGGCTTCGATGTCGCGCAGTTTCCTGACAGCCTGGTCTTCGACTTGATCAAGGACGGCACCGTGACCAAGTGCTTCGACGGGCAGTACTTCTTCGACACCGATCACGTCGGCTTCGATGAACAGGGCGACCAGGTCGCTGCATCCAACTACGTCGCCGGCGCTGGTCCGAAATGGTATCTCTTCGATTGCAGTCAGCCCCTGAAGCCGATGATCTACCAGGAGCGCCGACCGTTCGATTTCACTTCGAAGACGGCACCGAACGATGACAACGTGTTCTTCCAGAACAAGTACATCTACGGCACCGATGGCCGCTGCAATGCAGGCTACGGTTTGTGGCAGCTTGCCTATTGCTCCGGCGCAACCCTGAACGAAGCAAGCTACGAAGCCGCTCGAACCGCGATGGCGACCCTGCGCCGCCCCAGCGGCAAGCCCCTCAGTATCATGGCAACGCACATGGTGGTTCCCCCGGCGCTTGAGGGCGTAGCTCGCAGGCTGATCAGTTCCACGCTCATCAGCGGCGGCGAAAGCAACATCTGGGCAAATTCCGTCGAGCTGATCGTTACGGCGCACGTCGCCTGA